The following proteins are encoded in a genomic region of Arachis stenosperma cultivar V10309 chromosome 4, arast.V10309.gnm1.PFL2, whole genome shotgun sequence:
- the LOC130974110 gene encoding F-box/kelch-repeat protein At3g23880-like codes for MEKKMNHKSKRIQDILPLDLIQRILLRVPVRHLARLKCVSKRWYSLISDPRFAELHFHHSPAATNASVFMGGGGLAYFVYLDSLFTDNNDALQVKKVSLPFKMKKLPSDFEFLGSCRGFVLLHGDPNFLVVWNPLTGSGKIISYSHIVSRCKHKGFRLPCKFHLYGFGYDAFQDDYLVVVAWQDKDDHFHFDCFSLRTNSWINLDAALSKPLDVCHRNSCGLFLNGAIHWVPYPLTAYRDAIIIFDTKERTFSRISGPEQPVVSACTFPTLALLGGCLALYYHNDNSCNTHIWVMKEYKVLSSWTLYQIPCKDFRPLCLSSNMDIIGRGYTLYGTIGYFIYNVREDLLKHFNDHYCWLPLRATDPLYTESLLPLPGDIKEKDKKKNMKKSGDRAPSLTTAGLKAYFNKRKRAEKQGSSTNADKEGKVLAEKVAALEKDVEKTNLEKEKLVAQVKELESLLSTKEDEVYEVFIQGFDRAVLQIKTLLPEADVSAMDVTKVALNGELVDGEVLEEAVDENAAQQQDDEVV; via the exons atggagaagaagatgaatcatAAGAGCAAGCGTATTCAAGACATACTCCCTCTTGACCTGATTCAAAGAATCCTACTGCGGGTGCCGGTCAGACATCTCGCTCGCCTCAAGTGCGTTTCGAAGCGGTGGTACTCTCTAATTTCCGATCCACGCTTTGCTGAATTGCATTTTCACCACTCTCCCGCGGCCACCAACGCATCCGTCTTCATGGGAGGAGGCGGTCTGGCTTACTTCGTTTACTTAGACTCGCTATTTACTGACAACAATGATGCATTACAAGTAAAAAAGGTGTCTCTCCCTTTCAAGATGAAAAAACTACCTTCTGATTTTGAGTTCCTGGGATCCTGCAGAGGCTTTGTTCTCTTACATGGAGACCCAAATTTTCTTGTAGTATGGAACCCACTGACTGGATCCGGCAAAATAATATCCTACTCTCATATTGTTTCTCGTTGTAAGCACAAGGGCTTtaggcttccttgcaagttccATCTCTATGGATTTGGTTATGATGCTTTCCAGGATGACTACTTAGTTGTTGTAGCTTGGCAGGATAAGGATGACCATTTTCACTTTGATTGCTTTTCTTTGAGAACCAATTCATGGATTAATCTTGATGCTGCACTCTCCAAACCCTTGGATGTTTGTCACCGCAATTCTTGTGGGTTGTTCTTGAATGGTGCTATTCATTGGGTGCCTTACCCTCTTACAGCTTACAGGGATGCTATTATTATCTTTGATACGAAGGAGAGGACTTTCTCAAGGATATCTGGGCCGGAACAACCTGTAGTGAGTGCATGCACCTTTCCAACTCTCGCCTTACTAGGAGGCTGCCTAGCCTTGTATTATCACAATGATAATAGCTGTAACACTCACATATGGGTGATGAAAGAATATAAAGTGCTGTCGTCTTGGACGCTGTATCAGATTCCTTGCAAGGACTTCCGGCCTCTTTGCTTATCTAGTAACATGGATATTATTGGAAGAGGTTATACTTTGTATGGTACAATAGGGTACTTCATATATAATGTCAGAGAAGACCTGCTCAAGCATTTTAATGATCATTATTGTTGGCTTCCACTCCGAGCAACAGATCCTCTGTATACAGAGAGTCTTTTGCCACTCCCTGGTGACATTAAGGAAAAGGATAAGAAGAAGAATATGAAAAAGAGCG GTGATAGGGCGCCGAGCTTGACTACCGCCGgtttgaaggcttattttaacAAGAGGAAGAGAGCCGAGAAGCAAGGCTCTTCAACAAACGCAGATAAAGAAGGAAAGGTTTTAGCAGAAAAGGTTGCAGCGCTGGAGAAGGATGTTGAGAAAACTAACTTGGAGAAGGAAAAGTTGGTGGCTCAGGTGAAGGAGTTGGAGTCTTTGTTATCTACCAAGGAGGACGAGGTGTATGAAGTGTTTATACAAGGTTTTGACCGTGCAGTTCTGCAGATTAAGACTTTGTTGCCAGAGGCCGATGTGAGTGCAATGGATGTGACGAAGGTTGCCTTGAACGGTGAATTGGTAGATGGTGAAGTGTTGGAGGAGGCAGTAGATGAAAATGCTGCGCAGCAGCAGGATGATGAAGTTGTATGA